Below is a window of Lodderomyces elongisporus chromosome 3, complete sequence DNA.
TAAAGTAGTTaccagaagaaaaaaaaatgaaaaaaaaaatgaaaaaaaaaaatgaaatgaataAATTAATATATAAACACATGAAATATTGCATATTGTATATTGTTCTTTGGAGTAGTAGTAATTAGACAATgtcaaaataaaagaaaagttgtCTTAACTTTTGCTGGCTAAGCGCTTATGCAAAACTACTtcgtatatatatatatatatgtatgtagtTAGGAGATGCGCATATTGTAGATAGATTCCTGTTTTAGGCAGTTTGCgctttttattatttatttttttatttaattttttttttttcattcttctcAATTTTATTCCGTGGGGCGAGTGAAAACAACTATCAAAATCTTCGAATACGATACTTGACATATTCTTCACCTGAAATGAATGCTGGAGAGACaaagttttcaaatttgtttcaaaaacaaaaaaaaaaaaataaaagaagaaagtgcCCTATGTCTAATATATTGGTTGAAGCATATATACtgtcaaaataaaaaaaaaaaaaaattgcaagaCAGTGATAAGCATTAAATGGTGAGTGTTTCAAGTATATGTCTGCGACACTAATCTTATTTTcgacttttgtttttctttattctaaTACTTTAGTCTTTGCTCGACTGTAGTCACATGGTATAGTAAAAATTTATACAAGTCAGCACCTCTCTTGAAAGAAACCTAGCCACTTGTGTATAAATTCGAAGAGTTAGCATTTTCTGAAACTACTTTGgctaattttatttttttagcCAGtggttctttttgtttttcctttgctttgtttgtttctgaCGTTGAAGCTTGAACAGAAAACAATCTCCTGTTTCTGTTATTTGATTGGAAACATCTGTATCTTCCTATTGCAAAGTTTACTGAACCTATCATTTTATCTACTGATACACTCAGTAgtcctttttttggtagCTGTGTAAGTgagtaacaaaaaaaaaaggaaacaacaAGTTGTGAAAGGTTTCCGATATTGACTTGTTCATCAAAAtgtgttgttgaagaaaagaaaaacttgtcaaaaaaaTGAGTAAATATTAGAGTCAGGATATGCTTACAAGCTAGTTTTAGCTAATACCATTCGTTGAATATCTGATATTGCCTTATAtgatctttctttctcgtTCCTGAATACTCAATCCAGTCCCGACTACTACGTCTAATGAGgataaacagaaaaaaaaatttcttctACTAAACCAAAATCGAattagaaaataaaaaaaggtggTTACTTGGTACTTGCTACGTGTAATTCATATACATCAATAAATTGATTTGTCTCTTCAAATGATTACTTGTAAAACTTTTAATTCATAGCTGGTGAACCCATCTCTCAAACTTAAAAGTTCACCTGCAAAGTCCAAAATATTAGCCGCGAGAAAAATGGGAGAAAAAGCCCCcttatttatatatgaagcatgtgttgatgttgatgttgagtTTGATGTTGAGTTTTATGTTGGGCAACAACAGACAATGAGTTAACGTAGTTGCAAAACACATAATATATTTCAAAAGAAGTTGCCATAGAGAAACTGGAATAAAGCCAAAACAAGAAgtaaaacataaaaaaagaagagaaaaaacaaaacaaaacacaagTGAAAGATGTATGAATACAATAATACCAAttagattaaaaaaagacaaaaggaAATTTTGTAGCACCCTTTATCAATACAAATTGTTGGTCATGTTTCAAGTCTTTCTATACATCACCAATAAATtgtgttgaaaaaatacTTACAAAAATTTGGCAAAAGTACCTATTTGCAACAAGCATTGCAACAAGcaagcaaaacaaacaagcaaaacaaaacaaaacaaaaaaaatattcaaaGTTAACTTTATtcagttttcttttcccttttttttcttttcattcaatttttgaagaaaacaCAACACCAAATTGACGATGGCTTTATTCTTGCTGATTTTCCAATAAGTGTAAACTGGAATGCAATAGTTCTTGAATTGAATAAATTCTGCCAAGAGTGACATGCTTACCATTaccctttttatttatctACTTTATTTGGCTTCCTCTACAATTTCAAGGATTATTTCTGATGGTACAAATGGACTTAATCAAacattatatatatatgaaaacAGTAGTGATACTATCttgaaaaatagaaagttGCCACTTTCATTCATTATTCATAATGTAATGTCAATAGCATTTAATTGCACCTTATTCCAAAAACCTCTTTGTTCTCAATTTAACCACAATTAATTTACAATTAATTTACAATTAATTCACATGATGTTTCACAAAAACCTCACTATAAACTCAAAACCAAGACTACGTGAAAGAAGCCAAACCTTTACAGAAATATAATATTGTAATTATTTTCATAGCCATGTAAACAAAGAATCTTTGTTTACAAATCACATGTGTATCACTCGAACCGAAAGTATACTCTATTGAATTGTAAatagaaccaaaaaaaaaaaaaaaaagtaagcaaaagtaaaaaaggaaattaaaatttcCCATCTTGTCCAATTGAGCCATCGTAGCTTCAATCATCTTCTTGCTATTTACTTCTGCGTTGGCCAACTAGGCTATAAATAAGTACTGTCTTTTTCCAATTATCAAAGATTTTGCAAGACTTACTTTTCTTCAGTACTAAATAAACAACACCTCCAAGTCCCAAGGAAAGCTATTTGTCAAAGCCTGAACCAACGAACTAACGACTCAAAACTATTTTGCATTACCTTGCATAATAATACTCTCAATTTTGCCTCAAATTGAACCTTTGCTTAATTAATTACAATAATAAATTGGAAATTTagtaaacaaaagataCCTTTAgcgaagaaacaaaaaacaaaaacgaaaaacgaaaaacgaaaagaaaagaaaaatagtgGAGGGGGGggactgaaaaaaaaaagtacgGAATGAATAAGAAAGAATTGGATGGTAATAGTGCTGATCTTCTTGCAACATCAAATCACGtctttgaaaataaagatgatGATCGTAAAGATGACAGCAATTGTAGAATTgataaagacaaagacaaatcAGAGAATAAAATGAGTCAAGTATCTTCACCAATGCAATTCCCATTACAACCACAATTGCAATCGCATTCGCAACCTAATCTTCCCACAATAATCAGCAAACAAAGTGTCGTAACCAACAAAGAATACAATAGCCACCCAAACCAAAGTCCAACTTGTTTGCCACCATATCTTAGCacacaactgcaacaatacaaacaaaatcaaaagccAGACTCAAAACCAGAATCAAAACcagaatcaaaatcaaaatcaaaatcagaaCCAGATTTATTAGAGTTGTCACAATCAAGCTCCAATTTTAACACTCCTCGCGGAACAAGTATTATCCATAAGGAGAACACGCCATCGAATGATAAACAAAACCAGCAACATGGcaatgaacaaaaaattgcCAATTTATCTTTACCGTTACCATTACCTCTACCTAGCACTGACAATGAAAGGTGGAGTCACAACAGGCGTCATAGTCGCACAACTATAGAAGAATCACTCTTGAGTAAATTTGATTCCGAAGTCCTAAGCAATAGCGAAGCAACAAAGACTCTCAACAAACTTCGAGTCGAGACTAGGGAAAAATATTTGTACCAAATTCGTCGATATGTTAGATTCTGTGCAAATAAGGGCATggacaatttttttgttactttAGAGTTGGCAAAGGAGCTCGTTGAACAGGAACTGCATAGAAAAGGGGGGATAAAAATTAATACTATAAAAAGTATAAGAAGCCCCATTGCCAAACTTTATCAAATGAATAAAATTGTATATGGAGCTTTACAACCTGACACAATCCTAGGCGATCAGTTcattaaagaaacaatgACTACGCAAAATATCAATGAGCAACTTGGCAAACATTCCCACCTGCAACCTAACACAATGGGATCAAACATTACACCCTCTTCAGCTTCTGGATCTTCTGGATCTTCTGGATCTTCTGGAACATCTGTAACATCAGGGGTGTCGGGAGCTTCTCGTAGCTCTGATGGATCCATTAGACCTACTGAAGCTACTGAAAAAGCTGTGGCTACTGGAGCTCTTGGAACTGGACAAATAAATTTAGGAGATGGTTGTGAACACAACACTACTACAACGACAaatacaactacaactacaactccTAGCACAAATAGTGGAAGTCTATTAAGTTTACAACAAGTAAGTCAAGCCAATATAAAGAAACTAGAACCCAATTCTTTGCAACGTATTAGTGGAGAAAAACCTCTGTCACAAGACACCTCTGTTTCACCACCAAAAAATCCCGTGTTTAGTCGCATCGGAGACACTATAATTTATTCAGGGGCTGGACAACTtaaatcatcatcttcttccaGTATAGTCAACACCGGCACCAAATATTTTAGATTGAGCGAAAATTCAAAACATAGATTAACAGAAAATGAGGAAAAATTACTACGCAAGTTTGACGACGAGGTGTTGGAAAGTATCAAGACCCAAGATATATTACTAAACTTGACGGAAAACACTTTCAAGTCCTATGCAACTGATATCAAAAGATTCATCAAGTTTTGTGccaaaaagggaaaaacaGACTTTCTTATAGATGAACAGATCCTTACCaggtttcttgtttttgaaacagggaaaaataaaaaaaatagattgAAGAATATTAGAACCAGTTTGTTAAAATTGCACCAATTGAACTGTCTTGCTTACGATTTGGAATTCTCTGAAGGTAACATTGTTTTGGTGATGAATCGGTTTTTGGATAACAATCAAACTCATGCTCACAACCAAAACTACTCTTATGGAAATCCTCATTTTCCTGCACCTCTTTCCACTCCACCACCAAAAACACTAAAACCACTACCGCCGCCACCGCCACCACAACTCCCaccttcttgttcttctcaTTACCTTCATCTTGCTCATCAAAACGCCTCATCAAATgaactgctgctgcttcaaCAACTCCAAGATTTGTATGCAATGGAGGATTCTGATGATGATCAATTGGTTGTTAAGCTTAAAGGTTTTTACCAAACTTCAAATGTGTTAAGCGGCTTGTCTgaaacaagcaaaaaattGTATGCAAATGAGTTTAACCGCTATgcattgttttgttctaaAATTGGTTTGGATCATTTCGACTTGACTGGGGGATTGATCAAACGATTTTTTATTGAAGAAGTGATTGCAAGATCTCCAAAAATCACAAGCAAAAAGCTTCAAGAGATATTGAGTCGTCTTAACCGATTGCACGCATTAAATGTGGAATTGAAAGTTTCTCAATCTGACACGATTGAAGGTATAGAGCAGGTAAAAAGTTTTCTCCGTGAATACaatggaaaaggaaatgaaaaagaaaaaggaaaaggggACGGAaatgagaaagaaaatgaaaatgaagatgaaaatgaaaatgaaaatgaaaacgaaaataaagacaatgataaaatcattcaaaaacaaacctTATTTCAAGAGTGTGATCCCGCTGTAAAGCCACAACCGCCAACTGAAGCAGCGGTAGCAAAAATTGGTGGTTCTCCGAAAAAGACAGCAAGTTCAACTTCATCAATGATAACAGCATTGCCTTCCAATGTTGCTGCTACCACAGCGGATTCAACCTCCAgtgtaaaagaaaaagaaggaaacgGAGGTGGAAAAGCAAGTAGCTCCAGCACAGATGGAAATGGTGCAGATACCCTTTCAGGTGCATCATCTTCTGGATCATCTGGCGCGGGATTGCCTCAATTGCATTTCACCAACGACaatattggtggtggtgctgtTGGCTCGCTGTCCTCGGAGCAAACAAGTGGTGCTGAAGCTCGAACCACCTTATCCAAGACACCCTCTTCGTCAaaaaaacaccaacaaaaacacaacCAAAAAGTTCAAGCCAGCAGTGCCGATGGCGGTAATGCCGCTCGTAAAAGCAAATTTGCATTCCACTCGTATAGCTCAAGACCAGATGTGTTTGAGTCTTCAAGAGgaagtggtagtagtggagTACACACTGATGGAAATGAACAAGCAACAAATGAGCTAGGCCCAAAAGATAATATACTTGAAGGTGTTGAATTTCAACCGGTAGTAGGAAGTTCAAAGGACCATCTGCAAGTACATCAACACAATCAGCCACGTATATCCACAAAGAAAGCAATAAAAAACTACAATGATGATATTGTGCAAGCAGGTGTACCAATGACTGCTATTTATGGCAACCAAATAGATCGAAGCCATGCTCATGGCTGTAAAGACTATCTGGACAAAATTAGTAGAAACACCAACGACAGTAATAGTGACAAAGACGAGAGCAATAACAGCATAAATGACAGTAAACATAACAGTGATAATGACAGCGATAATGACAACGACATTGATAAACCTCATGTTATCGCTACTACTAGAGCCAAAGAATCACAATATCTATCGCTGCCtttaaaagaaggagataATTCACAACATgcctcttcatcatcagcaaAACGACAAAAAGTTGGTGAGAGACTACCTGAAACCAATGACTCAATCCCCAAGTTCGTCATGAATAGACATTTGGATTCCATCACGCAATTGGTTGAGGAATGGACCTTGATTGTGAAGCGTAAACAAAAGTACGACCTAGGCTGGATCAAAAGCTTGATTGATTATCAAATCTATAACAACCGAAAACTAATCATGGACTTGATTGTGGAGTTGTTACCGGTATTAGATGAAAGACATGTAGGGGTGAAATTGGATGAAATGAATTATTTCAGCGGAAACGGAAATGGCAATAGCACGGGCAGTAGTACTGGAAATAGTAATGAGAGCGCAAATAGTAACAGCTCAGAACTTCATGACGATGTGTTTGAAATAGCACAAATCTTTGACCAATACCTTGATAGAAAGAGATTGACGTTGGAGGGATTGGTGAAAAAGATTGAGACCTATCCCGTTTACATCAAACGGGAATTTTCCAGAATCTTGACCAGACGCAAAAGGAACATCAACTGAAAAAGTTCTCCTGTATAACCTAATttagaaaatagaaaacatTCGTGTAGCAAAAACTGAATAGCGTAAATACCTCTCTTCACCAAAAGAACTGTGGCTTATTCGATTTTGTTACTGCTGAATAATTGCATTAGTAATGACCATTGAGTGTTGAaatcaatttatttttatttaatttatttatttatttcacATGTTGCAAATAAAGGTATGTATGTACGGGTGTACTTGGCttataaaaaagaagaagctcTTCAAAAATGTTTATCGATTCCATCTGAGTGCGGGATATTTGCGCATCGGGAATATATTCAAAgagaaatatataaatagggtctcttttctttttacaatTGACTGTGTTTTAAGTCGTTTACAACATTTCTTTAGAGAATCAAagcaaatcaaatcaaagtAAAACATATCATAACATAGCATAGCATAGCAAAGCGAAGATGTCACACAATTACCTTTTTGATGTTACTATGTCTTGTTCAGGCTGCTCGGGTGCGATTGAAAGAGTTCTTACTAAGAACCCAAACATCTCAGAATTCAACGTTTCTTTAGAGAAACAAACTGTTGATGTCAAGACTGATGACTCTTATGACAATGTTTACAATGTGATTGCAAAGACCGGTAAGAAGATCAATGGAGGAAAAGTTGTGAACTAGCCCTAAAGATTTATAAAGTTGAGGCATAACAAACAAAGTTTGAACTAAAACAATCGATGGTGACCAGAAAGTATAGTTCCAGTTGAGATGGCGTTGACCGCTAAGaataacaaacaaagattACTTATTGAAGTTATTGAGGCTCGATATAGAGAAATATTgaaactttttgtttttttttaaaagtttatgtatgtatatgtatatatatgcataCGTGTGTATTTGAAGATGTATATAGAATAGAGTAAACAATTCAAGTATACAACCAATCCCTTTGACAGTttacacaaaaacaacgtataaatatatttaaCCACCTACTAGCTCATATTTCTAAACTCTTTTACTTCATCAATGTAACCATCCCGCAATTCACTGGGTAAAAATACACTTCGAAGCAACCCAATAATTTCCTCGGTATTGAGATCGAATAACTCGCCTTGGTAGAACCTCTCCATTATATCTTTCAAATGGTTGTTTAGTAAAAATTTGACATTATCTAGCTTATTATACGACTCAATTGTCTTTTGTGGGATTCCGAGAGATGTAAGGTAAGGTACCGTGACATTGTTCAAGCTTTCCACAGTAAGTGAGATCACCGTACACTGTGTTTCCCCTATATCTTCCATGCTGATAATTTTGCTCATAATTATATTGTTTATGAAATCGATCAGATCTGCCACAAAGAACTTGAATTTTCTCGGGTTTGTGGCTTGTAGTTCCGTCTCTTCGAACAAGGTTTGAAACCACTTGTACAACAAGCTGATTTGATTTAAATTGTAATCATCCAAAACACTCTCATCTTCAAGCTCAACATCCAAACTAAAATCCAACGAGTTGATGAGTTGCTTCAATTCCAGGTACACTTCCATTGTGACTTGGTTCCATGTATGTTCGGCAAATTGGGCAAATGAGTCGTGCGAAAGCTCCTGggaaagtaaagtaaaatcATTATACAATAGAAATGATGTTTTGGGGTTGGGATAAAGCACCGTGGCCAATGCTTTAATCGTTGTCACAAGGTAATTTATTTCCTTGGGTGCAATGCCTAAGAATTCGTTAAATATGGGCTTGACTATTTCGGGTATGCTTGATATAGaaactttttctattccttcttttttgtcgtcttctttttcttcttcttcttcttcttctttttctttttcttcttcattctcCCTATTAGCATGGTTCCTCGtctctttatctttatccTTTGATGCATCCCTGTGACTTGAATCTACATTTTTCGAGACCATATGTGCATTCACACCATCATTATCCTCTTCGTTATCATTGTCATCAGCTACGTCCCAGCCATCATCCCAATTTTCGTCCCAACCTGCATCGTCATCAatgtcatcttcaacaacagcttGTGCAGTCTGTTCAAGGCTCTCTTGTTTGTGCTGTGCAATCTCCTTCATGTGTGCTACATTCACAGTTTCCTTAACTGTGTCCTTCAGCAGTCTTTTAatattaatctttgcaacACTTTGTACAACTCCAGACAGGATAATTGCcacttttactttattaACATACTCGTCAACCAACCAGTCCTGATGTAGGTAGTGCAACTTATCCTCAATTGTTTTGCCCAGGCCTTCCAATTTGCTTAATATATTCCAGCTTTGACTTTTTTCCTCGCACAATTTAACAAGTTGCTtcaattgatcaatttgGGCAGGGTCATTGATAATGGAATCGATGTTTCTCGATAACTTGTCTATTATGAGCTTGGAGATTTTGGACTCTAAGAATTGTTTGATGGAAGGCACGTTAACTGCATTAATGAATTTGATGAAATTCGACAAGCTGGAGAGAAAGCTTTTATTAGAGTCAAAAGCTTGTACAATCTTGATTTCAACTGAATCTTCATCCACGTCTTCCTCTCCAGCCTTTCTTTCAAGCAATTCAATCTTTATTTCATCACTTTTGTTATTTGCATTAAAGATTCGATCAACAATCAAATCCCATGAATCTCTGTATCTTCCCATTGTGTCCAAAACGTATCCATTCTTTATCACAAAATAATTGAAATCGTGTAAAATAGCGAGGTTTTGAATAGTACACTCATTAGGCATTACTAATCGTAAATAATCATTCAAACGTGCCATAAAAGTCTGGTGCAAACTGGAGACTTTTTTGGCAACCTGCTTGCATATCACATAATCCAATGTGAGTTTATCCTTTATGCTTTTGAATAAAGTGTTTAAATGCTGCAAATCTAACAACGAGCTCATTGAAATGTTTAAATTGTCGATTGTGGATTCAATCTCATTGAGATTGAGTTGAATCTGCTGGAGTGTACGCAAATCGCGCAACTGTTGCTCTACTTCCTCATTCCTTTGATTCAATTGATTTAATGAAAGGTCTTTATACAGTTTCAGTTTTGACTTGTTTTGGGCGTCTTGGTCAGCCGTGGGAGATTTCAGCTGGTAGAATCGATCTTGTTTGCTCAATGCATCTGTAAGGTACTCTTTGGTGAGCTTTGATTGGAGTTGTTCTAAATAATTGTCTATCTTGCCAAGATTCGCTCGCTCATACTCGAGTCTTTCAGTTATAGTAGACATTAGTGCTATCAAGTATGTTTAGATACGGTGGAAAGGTTTTGCATATTTTATTTGCTCCAAATTCTTGCATCTGAAATTTGTTTCAAACTGGGCAGTTGGTGGAAGCtggtggggggggggggggggggggggggacgCAAGAGAGCGCAAGGGAGAGGAATCGAGATTGAGAAAAACGACGGAAGCTACCAAACAGATTagaattttttgttgtaaaCATATCAGGTTCGCGTCATATAAATCTTTAAAGatgattaaaaaaatttagtgtgaaacgaaacaaaaaaaggaagagccCACTTCTAGATTAGGTATCATAcaaattatcaaaaaaTTTACTCAACTTTACACTATGTAGCCATATATCCAGTACATGTTGCTTTTCTAATTTAGTTCAATTGCCAAAATAGGTCTCCCtttcattctctttttctttctttctctcaaattttctttttccctctCCCTTTCTCCCACTAGGTCCAAGTTAAATTAAATCGTCAGTGATATCATCGTCAACATACTCATCGTCTTTGTTCATTCTATATACTGTCATGGCCATGCTTGCAAAATTCAAAGACGACATGATCCAATCTGGTAATACTATGCCATATAATTCAATCACATTAAATGACAAGTCCAAAAAGTTACCAATTAATTCAATTATAAGCATCATCTTGTCGAACTTCAAGTCTTTCAACACTTTATTGTATTTCTTGTTAATATCATCGTGGATAATCGATTTAGTGCCTTTCGATTTCAGGTTAAGTATCTCCTTTTCTGTATTGACTTTCCTGATCTTTCTAATCACATTCAATAACTGCGATATAGTCTTACGTATAAGAAATATCAATATGAGCACCCACAACTTGTTTGTCTGTTTGAGTAACTTTGCCAACGCTTGTGGGAACATGGGTAAATTTGATAGTAAATGAAGATTGTCTAGTAAATTGGCTATGTTTTCAAGAAGGTTTACAAACATGTATTCCAACTGTTTAAATGAAAACTGTTTGGGTCGGAAATACTTGATTGGCtttttattcctttttctttcttcaatcaGTTTGCTgttattgctattgttattgctgttgcttCTGTTCTTGACTTTCTCTTGAGAAGCTGACTTGAATGGATCTGATTGTTTTGCTGCCTTGCTCAAATCAAACTTGTAATACAATGAAGGGTATTTTGGCTTTTCTAGTTCCGGCACTACGTTAAATGTCTCAAATTCTTTAGTAAGTTTGGAATTGGGTCTTGTTGGTCCTTTCTTGGGTATCTCTGGAACCTTTTGAAACTTGCTATACTTTGCGTTTAATGTTTCCTTATCCTTCTTCTCTAAAATAGTCTGTAACTTTTCTAACTTATCAGATGTGATCGATGTGTTACCCTTGGCCTGTTCTTGTCTAGCTAGCTTAATAAGATTATCAATAATGT
It encodes the following:
- the DSL1 gene encoding protein transport protein dsl1; protein product: MSTITERLEYERANLGKIDNYLEQLQSKLTKEYLTDALSKQDRFYQSKSPTADQDAQNKSKSKSYKDLSLNQLNQRNEEVEQQLRDLRTLQQIQLNLNEIESTIDNLNISMSSLLDLQHLNTLFKSIKDKLTLDYVICKQVAKKVSSLHQTFMARLNDYLRLVMPNECTIQNLAILHDFNYFVIKNGYVLDTMGRYRDSWDLIVDRIFNANNKSDEIKIELLERKAGEEDVDEDSVEIKIVQAFDSNKSFLSSLSNFIKFINAVNVPSIKQFLESKISKLIIDKLSRNIDSIINDPAQIDQLKQLVKLCEEKSQSWNILSKLEGSGKTIEDKLHYLHQDWLVDEYVNKVKVAIISSGVVQSVAKINIKRSSKDTVKETVNVAHMKEIAQHKQESLEQTAQAVVEDDIDDDAGWDENWDDGWDVADDNDNEEDNDGVNAHMVSKNVDSSHRDASKDKDKETRNHANRENEEEKEKEEEEEEEKEDDKKEGIEKVSISSIPEIVKPIFNEFLGIAPKEINYLVTTIKALATVLYPNPKTSFLLYNDFTLLSQELSHDSFAQFAEHTWNQVTMEVYSELKQLINSLDFSLDVELEDESVLDDYNLNQISLLYKWFQTLFEETELQATNPRKFKFFVADSIDFINNIIMSKIISMEDIGETQCTVISLTVESLNNVTVPYLTSLGIPQKTIESYNKLDNVKFLLNNHLKDIMERFYQGELFDLNTEEIIGLLRSVFLPSELRDGYIDEVKEFRNMS
- the ATX1 gene encoding Cytosolic copper metallochaperone, whose product is MSHNYLFDVTMSCSGCSGAIERVLTKNPNISEFNVSLEKQTVDVKTDDSYDNVYNVIAKTGKKINGGKVVN